A portion of the Paenibacillus hamazuiensis genome contains these proteins:
- a CDS encoding AraC family transcriptional regulator gives MSSRESRSRDLSEGPLYFAYRRLSANNQHKETFHSHRGLEILLIHQGKGTMIVNNVSYAIRPGMVCIFQPYQFHHLQLDYSDNQTFERSIAIFEPATFDSYFEKWPALNAFYRNMYLSKLPSPCIYGVEDTHELVTVFQSMQQKVPTLTEAEQLEEISLFLVSAFRSLKPLWQTQRDQITPLRTRKNRHVEQILIWIERHYAMPFHLEDMSKELHLTTYHLSHLFKEAVGISITEYIATRRTHQAVMLLTTTDKPITLIAEEIGITNSSYFCKFFKSRMGTTPHQYRKRWSRTNPPKNKPL, from the coding sequence TTGTCTTCCCGTGAGAGCAGAAGCAGAGATTTAAGCGAAGGGCCTTTATATTTTGCTTATAGACGTCTCAGTGCGAATAACCAACACAAGGAAACGTTTCATTCCCATCGGGGCCTCGAAATATTGCTGATCCATCAAGGCAAAGGGACCATGATCGTGAACAATGTCAGCTATGCGATCAGACCGGGGATGGTTTGCATTTTCCAGCCTTACCAGTTTCACCATCTCCAGCTCGATTATTCCGATAACCAGACCTTTGAGCGTTCCATTGCCATCTTCGAGCCGGCGACGTTTGATTCCTATTTTGAAAAATGGCCCGCCCTTAATGCATTTTACAGAAACATGTATTTAAGTAAACTTCCATCTCCCTGTATATATGGAGTAGAAGACACACATGAGCTGGTAACCGTGTTTCAGAGTATGCAGCAAAAGGTCCCCACCTTAACGGAAGCGGAGCAGCTTGAGGAAATTTCTTTGTTTCTCGTATCGGCATTCCGCAGTCTAAAGCCATTATGGCAAACACAGCGGGATCAAATCACGCCGCTGCGCACCCGCAAAAATCGCCATGTGGAACAAATACTGATCTGGATCGAACGCCATTATGCCATGCCCTTCCATTTGGAGGACATGTCGAAGGAGCTTCATCTGACGACCTATCATTTGTCCCATTTGTTTAAGGAAGCGGTCGGCATCAGCATCACGGAATACATCGCTACCCGAAGGACGCATCAGGCCGTCATGCTGCTGACCACAACCGATAAGCCGATCACCCTGATCGCCGAAGAAATCGGGATTACGAACAGCTCGTATTTCTGCAAATTTTTTAAATCCCGCATGGGCACGACGCCCCACCAATACCGCAAAAGGTGGAGCAGAACAAATCCCCCGAAAAATAAACCTTTGTAG
- a CDS encoding ArsR/SmtB family transcription factor: MTTQIITNDELRIKIFKALADETRLDIIRALYAGKKEMNCGEVRNIRDTSKSNTSYHLRTLKEAKLINVRKDAQTKYTSLDLETFQTYLPGFLDTL, encoded by the coding sequence ATGACTACTCAAATAATAACAAATGATGAGCTCAGAATCAAAATATTCAAAGCATTAGCTGATGAAACAAGACTGGATATCATTCGAGCTCTATACGCCGGCAAGAAGGAAATGAATTGCGGAGAAGTAAGAAACATTCGCGATACTTCCAAATCGAATACTTCGTATCACTTGCGTACTTTAAAGGAGGCGAAATTAATCAACGTACGAAAAGATGCCCAAACAAAGTATACGAGTCTCGATTTGGAGACTTTTCAAACTTACTTACCTGGATTTCTGGATACGTTGTAG